A region of Candidatus Protochlamydia phocaeensis DNA encodes the following proteins:
- the ispH gene encoding 4-hydroxy-3-methylbut-2-enyl diphosphate reductase produces MKLLLSKPRGFCAGVERAIETVEKALLLWGAPIYVKHEIVHNRHVVQELRDKGAIFIEDVNDVPVGARLIYSAHGVSPAVREQAKARQLIEIDATCGLVTRVHSAVKRFASQGYQIVLIGHRHHVEIIGTAGEAPDVTTIVESVDDVKNLQFSENEKLFYITQTTLSLDDVKEITQALMAKYPHIETLPSSSICYATTNRQMALREITDQTDLVLVVGDPQSSNSNRLREVASTREIESYLINDEKEIQPSWLIGKQTIGLTAGASTPEEIVQKCIQRLIELGVDEVEDIVYTHEDVVFQLPKPIVNARFSIA; encoded by the coding sequence ATGAAGTTGCTGTTATCCAAACCACGAGGCTTTTGTGCAGGGGTTGAAAGAGCCATTGAGACTGTTGAGAAAGCTTTGCTGCTTTGGGGCGCCCCCATTTATGTCAAACATGAAATTGTTCATAATCGGCATGTGGTACAAGAACTTAGAGATAAAGGCGCTATTTTTATTGAAGATGTGAATGATGTCCCTGTGGGGGCCCGCTTAATTTATTCTGCCCATGGTGTGTCTCCGGCCGTAAGAGAGCAAGCTAAAGCACGCCAGTTAATTGAAATTGATGCCACTTGCGGGTTGGTCACACGCGTCCATTCGGCAGTCAAGCGTTTTGCTTCGCAAGGCTATCAAATTGTCTTAATTGGGCATCGTCACCATGTCGAAATTATTGGAACAGCAGGGGAAGCGCCTGATGTGACCACCATTGTAGAATCTGTAGACGATGTGAAAAATCTTCAATTTTCAGAAAATGAAAAATTGTTTTATATTACGCAGACGACTCTTAGCTTGGATGATGTCAAAGAGATCACACAAGCCCTCATGGCTAAGTATCCTCATATTGAAACATTGCCCAGCTCCTCTATTTGTTATGCCACGACCAATCGTCAAATGGCATTAAGAGAAATTACAGACCAAACGGATTTGGTTTTAGTTGTTGGCGATCCGCAAAGCTCTAATTCTAATAGATTAAGAGAGGTTGCTTCTACAAGAGAAATTGAGTCGTATTTGATTAATGATGAAAAAGAAATCCAGCCGAGCTGGCTGATTGGAAAGCAAACTATTGGTTTGACAGCAGGGGCTTCTACTCCAGAAGAGATTGTACAAAAATGCATCCAACGTTTAATTGAGTTAGGAGTAGATGAAGTGGAAGATATTGTTTATACCCATGAGGATGTTGTCTTCCAATTACCAAAACCAATCGTGAATGCACGATTTAGTATTGCTTAA
- a CDS encoding low molecular weight protein-tyrosine-phosphatase codes for MKKTARIIFVCMGNICRSPAAEGILKHLASHRPSLDIYAESCGIGDWHIGQAPDRRIQEASRARGIVLTSRAQQFQKSFLDHFDYILAADKEVLKFLYHYAKTPEQKAKMYLMTEFSSTYQGQEVPDPYYQSGGAFELVLDMLEDSCEGLLNHIEELEEKRSS; via the coding sequence ATGAAAAAAACAGCTCGTATTATTTTTGTCTGCATGGGAAATATTTGCCGCTCGCCTGCTGCCGAAGGGATTTTAAAGCATTTAGCTTCCCATCGTCCTTCGCTGGATATTTATGCCGAAAGTTGTGGAATAGGAGATTGGCATATCGGCCAAGCTCCTGACAGGCGTATCCAAGAGGCTTCGCGTGCGAGGGGGATTGTCCTGACAAGCCGGGCCCAGCAATTTCAAAAGTCTTTTTTGGACCACTTCGATTATATTCTAGCTGCAGATAAAGAAGTGTTGAAATTTCTTTATCATTACGCTAAAACACCCGAGCAAAAAGCGAAAATGTATTTAATGACAGAATTTAGCTCGACTTATCAAGGGCAGGAAGTCCCCGATCCTTACTACCAGTCAGGAGGCGCGTTTGAGCTTGTATTGGATATGTTAGAAGATTCTTGCGAAGGGTTGCTGAATCATATCGAAGAACTAGAAGAAAAGCGATCTTCGTGA
- a CDS encoding bifunctional serine/threonine-protein kinase/formylglycine-generating enzyme family protein yields MEPRILGDYNIIKPIGQGTLGTVFLAEHRFMKRQYVLKVLPEELASDRSFIQRFEEDVGALAALDHPNIVKVYNISFAQGIYFLVTDCIVDELGETTNLAQYIMGLGRPLEEEEIFYLLKRIADPLDYAHAKKVGNRELVHRSLKLNNILIGKRKQGLDVYLSDFGLMRIIGPGAVLTRTYKNVAEALGIGLQIVAQKAGQDRYPNPPLDQQKLIPLHTSFLQNYAFLAPEQKRLDSPYPVDHKADIYAFGVLTYFLLFNELPEGIFEMPSARRGCRYNWDSLLRHCLQNHPSKRPDSLMEVLDSIKQPEKIAVANVGIDFVEERAGNLDAAPMKIFKEEPKQTQEEQLPVQMAAKYAVAAESVNLQPVAALAKPEEGVHLEEEVAEKTLTPVLQMPQLERPQHDLDPGAIFQSTASVKVYSPERKDVTNVKPILTDMIVIRGGSFYRGSHDGNRDEMPRHQVNLPSFAIDIHPVTNEQFVRFLEVMGGEKDSNHNDIIRLRDSRIKRSGGKLSIESGYAKHPVVGVTWYGAIAYAKWVGKRLPTEAEWEIAARGGSENVLYPTGDDIEKTQANFFSSDTTAVMSYAANGYGLYDMAGNVYEWCHDWYGYNYYEVSIQEPENPPGPLQGVYRVLRGGCWKSLKEDLRCSRRHRNNPGTVNGTYGFRCATDVQIS; encoded by the coding sequence ATGGAACCGCGCATTTTAGGGGATTACAACATTATCAAGCCAATTGGACAAGGAACTTTAGGGACCGTTTTCTTGGCAGAGCACCGTTTCATGAAGCGCCAATATGTATTAAAGGTTCTGCCTGAAGAACTGGCTTCCGACCGGAGCTTTATCCAGCGCTTTGAGGAAGATGTGGGAGCATTGGCTGCATTGGATCATCCCAATATCGTTAAGGTCTACAATATTTCTTTCGCCCAAGGAATTTATTTTCTTGTGACTGATTGCATTGTCGATGAGTTGGGCGAGACGACCAACTTGGCCCAATACATAATGGGACTTGGCCGTCCGCTGGAAGAGGAGGAGATTTTTTATTTATTAAAGCGCATTGCCGATCCGCTTGATTATGCACATGCCAAGAAGGTGGGAAATAGAGAGCTTGTCCATCGCAGCCTAAAGCTTAATAATATTCTCATTGGAAAAAGAAAACAAGGACTAGACGTTTACTTGTCCGATTTTGGGCTTATGCGGATTATTGGGCCAGGAGCTGTTCTAACTAGAACATATAAAAATGTTGCTGAGGCTTTGGGGATTGGACTCCAAATTGTTGCGCAAAAAGCTGGGCAGGACCGTTATCCTAATCCTCCTCTGGATCAGCAAAAACTGATTCCTTTGCATACTTCATTTTTACAAAACTATGCCTTTCTCGCTCCGGAACAGAAGCGTTTAGATTCTCCTTATCCTGTTGACCATAAAGCCGATATTTATGCGTTTGGCGTGTTAACCTATTTCTTGCTTTTCAATGAATTGCCGGAAGGGATTTTTGAGATGCCGTCTGCTAGAAGGGGATGTCGCTATAACTGGGACAGTTTATTACGCCATTGTTTGCAGAATCATCCGTCCAAACGCCCCGACAGTTTAATGGAAGTCCTAGACTCTATTAAGCAACCAGAGAAAATTGCGGTGGCTAATGTAGGAATAGATTTTGTTGAAGAAAGAGCGGGCAATCTTGACGCGGCACCCATGAAAATTTTTAAAGAAGAGCCCAAGCAAACGCAAGAAGAACAGCTTCCTGTCCAAATGGCAGCAAAGTATGCTGTTGCAGCCGAGTCTGTGAATTTACAGCCAGTGGCAGCTCTTGCTAAGCCGGAGGAGGGCGTCCATCTGGAAGAAGAAGTGGCAGAAAAGACTTTAACGCCCGTCTTGCAGATGCCGCAACTAGAACGCCCTCAGCATGATTTAGATCCAGGCGCCATTTTTCAATCGACTGCGTCTGTTAAAGTATATAGCCCAGAGCGCAAAGATGTGACAAATGTCAAACCGATTCTGACTGATATGATCGTGATTCGGGGAGGATCATTTTATCGGGGAAGCCATGATGGAAATCGCGATGAAATGCCTCGCCATCAAGTCAACTTACCGAGCTTTGCGATTGATATTCATCCAGTTACAAACGAACAGTTTGTTCGTTTCTTAGAGGTGATGGGGGGAGAAAAAGATAGTAATCATAACGATATTATCCGGCTGCGCGATTCTCGCATTAAGCGCAGCGGCGGCAAGCTTAGTATAGAGTCCGGGTATGCGAAGCATCCTGTCGTAGGCGTGACATGGTATGGAGCGATCGCCTATGCGAAATGGGTAGGAAAACGGCTCCCAACCGAGGCTGAGTGGGAAATTGCGGCGCGTGGAGGGAGCGAGAATGTGCTTTATCCGACAGGGGATGATATTGAGAAAACACAAGCTAATTTCTTCAGCTCCGATACAACGGCTGTCATGAGCTATGCAGCAAATGGATATGGACTATACGATATGGCGGGAAATGTCTATGAATGGTGCCATGATTGGTATGGTTATAATTATTATGAAGTATCGATTCAGGAGCCTGAAAATCCTCCCGGGCCTCTGCAAGGAGTGTATCGCGTATTAAGAGGAGGGTGTTGGAAGAGCTTAAAAGAGGATTTGCGTTGCTCTAGAAGGCACCGGAATAATCCTGGCACGGTTAACGGAACGTATGGGTTCCGCTGTGCAACAGATGTTCAAATCTCGTAA